GAATCCATTTGTAACATCCTCCCGCCGCAAGAACCGCAAGAGGCACTTCAATGCCCCCTCACACATCAGGAGGAAGATCATGTCTTCCCCACTCTCTAAGGAGCTCCGCCAGAAGTACAACGTGAGGTCCATGCCCATCCGCAAAGATGACGAAGTCCAGGTACTTTAGTTTGGATTGCAGCAGACCTGTTGTAGTGGGCTTGCAGAATTTGAGCTTCATTTGCTTGACCCTCCCAATGCTGTTGCATTCAGGTTGTCCGTGGACACTACAAAGGCCAGCAGATTGGAAAAGTCGTGCAGGTCTACAGGAAGAAGTACGTCATCTACATTGAGCGTGTGCAGAGAGAGAAGGCCAACGGAACCACTGTCCATGTCGGCATCCACCCCAGCAAGGTAAGAGATATTAGTGTCGATCCTCtgcttgtgtgcatgtgtcttcCCAGGCTGGTAGTCTCAGATTAAATTTTACGCTCACACATGGACAGCCAGTGTATGGCCCcctctgtgtttacctgtcagGATTTGCAACTGAGAAATGGGATCTTGTGCCCTTTTGGCATCTCCTTAATGCTAAGTTAAATCTTGTAGTGCAAGCTCACAGTTCTGCTTAAAGTGTAAACAAAATGTTCACTTGGAGAGCAATACCTGTCCCACAACTGTACACCTGAAGCGAAGGGAATTGTATTTATGATTCAGAAGTTGAATGGCAGGCATTCACCAATGCAACCCCAGTAAGAAGTTTGAAAACTGTTATTCAGTAAAGCCTTTAGTTAACACTGTTTTGGAATGACAAAACATGTAACATATGAAGACGGTGTTAAAGTTACAGACTAAATGTAATCTAGccttgttgttttattgtaattACACTATGTTGATGTCATTTCTGCAGTGTTCACCTGTTTTAACAGTTGAGAAACAATTCTTGACATGAGACAATTTAGATGTTGCTTGTGACTTAAGCTAGTGCAATTTATTTTAAAGATATTCTCTTGACGTGTTTGAAGCTGTAGAATTAAGTTTTCATCCAAGTTCAGTGATCTGACTACTTTGGCCTTTTAAAAACAcatactttattcatttttatttttactgctAGACATAGatgtatttaattttgatttaatgtgtttaatttgTCACTGAAACGTTGGGCTCAGTGTCTGTAAAAccggctttttattttttcacatcACACTTAAGTTTGACCTGTGTGAAGTCTTCAATTATATTAGAGACATGGCTTTAAGCTCAGACTTTGAGAAACATTCTGTGGTCCTAAGATCTTTAAAAGCGCGTCACATTGCTTATATTGATAAGTTTGCACAATGAGAAGTCAAACATCTGGGTGTTTTTgatcacatttttttattttgtgtagttgtttttgtttttttttctgcttttaaaggAGATTTAAAACTGTTTGCTTATGCGTTAATAGAAACATTGCAGTTATGAATGTGGTATAAATTCCACTGCtgcaaaatcattttaaaatgcaGCCACAAGATAATTAAATTTAGGTTATATCGTTTTCATTACGAGGCCTCTTTTGGCCTGTACCTTGCTCTCCTGTTATTCTGGTGACTAAAAAAGGGCAACTTACAATAACTGTGTTAAAGAAATTTGCTGATCTCACTTGATTTGATGATGTTCCATTAGCCTGACTTGGACCTGAGCTGGGTGCAGCTCTCTCCTAAATAACTGAAAACACCTTCTGAGATGAAAAAGTTCATTTAATGTCCAAATCTGCAGCAAACATGTGAGCTGTCCTGGTGTTCTTCAGGCAAGTGGTCGTGGCCACCAGTGTTGCATTTAACGATCATTTTCATCTTTGACTAATCTATTATATTCTCGGTTATAGTCTATCTATAAATTCAAGTGTGCTTAAGCCCATGTCATCGGTTTACCTGTTTTGTAAGGCTGCTTTCACACTAGGATAGTCCGGGGGACTCTGATTGGACAGAGAATGCTGAAAAATGTCACACCTTCATTTGGTTTGATTCACTTTAACACTGCACTTTTACAAGTGGACCAAACCGCCTGGACAACGTCACACAGTTGCCACAGCTGCTTGTTTGGGACTGTGTTGCCCCAACAATACAAGGCAACACAGCCCCAAACGAGCACTGACCAGGAAGGATAAAAGCATAAGGAAGCAGAAAACCTGGTTCATTTATTTGCCAGGACCGAAAACAGATATCCACCACCTTCGGTCGGCTTGCtcacaacaaaaacaataatgGAGCAACACCAAATGTATGCAGTCCTGCGGTTTCTGTTTTTACTTTGGAGTTCAAACCTAATTGCTCTTTCAGAAGAAACTGCCCAGTAAGTGCAGCAGTTGAGGCAGTGAGCTATCCAGCACTTTGAATAGATCTTTGGTTCGCTGGATAGTCCGTTTGCATCTCTCACTGTAAGCAAACTGCACTTGAATTAAAGTGCAATTAGGCTGACTATCCTAAATATAAAAGACATTATCAGCTCTTGTTACAGACTGTTGAACAACTTAAACGGTTATCCAAAAGGTGACAATGATTTTTGTTCTTCATTTTTAATCAGCTGATCAATCAACTGATTGTTGCAgctcaattaaaaaaagaacttcCTTGTTTAGGTTACCAGAGTACTGTCCAGGTGTACATTTGATCATAGGTGCACAGCTGTGGGAGGCTGAGTACATGATTTTCATGTGTATGAACCAACTGAGTCTTAATCATACTACCTTTAGCTTAGCTGACCCAAAAGCTCAGTCAGTACATCATAGAGGCGTGGATAACAGTGATTGTCTGCCAAGTGTCTTATCAAAACATGTTCTTCTGTTTTGATGTGACTTTGCCGCAGAAGTTAAATGTATTTCTCGCAGGTTCCTCACCCTCTTGTCCTTGTATTCAGTGTCAGGAACCACAGTCAGTACAAATGTATATAACATCATCAAGTGAAAGTTTCAGCTAAAAGGAACTGTGTGTGACAGTTATCTTCTTTCATAAAGTTGCTTCAGTGTTTTCTATGCTA
Above is a genomic segment from Odontesthes bonariensis isolate fOdoBon6 chromosome 13, fOdoBon6.hap1, whole genome shotgun sequence containing:
- the rpl26 gene encoding 60S ribosomal protein L26, which gives rise to MKLNPFVTSSRRKNRKRHFNAPSHIRRKIMSSPLSKELRQKYNVRSMPIRKDDEVQVVRGHYKGQQIGKVVQVYRKKYVIYIERVQREKANGTTVHVGIHPSKVVITRLKLDKDRKKILERKAKSRADGKEGKYKEETIEKMQD